The region ATAGCGAATTGCAAGGGAATATTAGCTGTAACTGTAAAAACTGTGAAAAGGGTTCCGCCATCCGCAGAGCGATCTGCGGCAGCGGAACCCTTTTGGAGTTCTTGGTTATTTCAAGACGAGTACGCCGAACCCTTCCATCGTATAGCTCCCCGACAGGGTCTGGCCGCTTAAGAGATCCGTCTTGGCTGTCTTAAGCACAATCTGTGCCGGTTCTTCGCTGTAGTTGAGCAGGAAGGCGACACCTGTAGAGGCGTCTTCGCTTGTGGAGCGAATCTGCAATTCAACCTCTGGCGGCAGCTCCGCCCAATCTGCGGCTGGCGAGACCAGATCCAGGCTGCCAAGCATCTGCAGCACAGCAGGCTCATTGAACACGGCGCCGTAATACCACACTTCGCCTTGGCCCCGGGTGTTACGGGTTACTGCCGGTTTGCCGGCATAGTAGTCGGTCGCATAGGTTGCCATAACCTCTACACTGTCCTCTTCCACCTGCAGGATGTCATTGAAGGCATCTGCACCGGTCAGCGCCTCAGGATCATGGTTCCAGCGGATGGAGGTAGGCTTGCGCGTTCCTTTGACCAGCGTGAATTCTTCAACCGTTACCCCGCACAGCTCCTGTGCCGCTCCGGGAAAAGGCCGCATGTAGCATTGTCCGGTAATATCCTTATAGCCTGTGCGGCAGCCGAAGACGAGCTTCCCGCCTTGCTGTACATACTGGTCCAGCAGGGCCGCTGTATCATCGGTCATAATCGCCGGATGCGGGTAGACCAGCACCTCATAACGGGCAAGCTCTGCAAGGGTTGTATGGCTGCGCAGGTATAGAACGTCATTCGGAATATGCTTCCGCTGCAGAGCCTTGAACCATTCCTTGTTGCTCTGCCACATGAACGGGCCGTGCCAGACATCATATTCCCCGTCCCACTCATTGTCATAATCACGTACGATTGCAACGCTCGCCTGCGTCCGGCTGCCGATGAACTGCTGCCCGATGCTTGCCAGCTCGCGTCCGATCTGCTCCGCTTCTCTCACCCGCCGGTTAGGCTGGTTATGGTAGTCGTTCAAGCCGTGCCAATAGATCTCATTGCCCATCGTGGCGGTCCGCCAGCGGAAATAGAGCAGCATGTCAGCGCCGTGGGCGACGGACTGGTACGTCCAGAGCCGCATTTGTC is a window of Paenibacillus sp. FSL H3-0469 DNA encoding:
- a CDS encoding beta-galactosidase, with protein sequence MKKPVAAERFELGVCYYPEHWPESMWADDYRRMVETGFTIVRLAEFAWSIFEPEEGVFQYDLFDRAVDMAHSHGLEVILGTPTATPPAWLTEKYPEALNVTYEGVTLQHGMRRHYNYSSPKYRELCARIVTKLAEHYGNHPGVVGWQIDNELNCEINVFYSESDHQAFRLWLQDKYVTLDKLNQAWGTVFWNQTYTSWSQVCLTRPTPSPNQPNPHQALDEKRFISDNTIYFAKIQADILRKLAPNQWVTTNGLFGHLDSHELNDELLDFFSYDSYPQFSTIGFDPAEVNPMLDRGWGLSLSAVRSVSSNFCVMEQQSGPGGWVNRLDMPSPKPGQMRLWTYQSVAHGADMLLYFRWRTATMGNEIYWHGLNDYHNQPNRRVREAEQIGRELASIGQQFIGSRTQASVAIVRDYDNEWDGEYDVWHGPFMWQSNKEWFKALQRKHIPNDVLYLRSHTTLAELARYEVLVYPHPAIMTDDTAALLDQYVQQGGKLVFGCRTGYKDITGQCYMRPFPGAAQELCGVTVEEFTLVKGTRKPTSIRWNHDPEALTGADAFNDILQVEEDSVEVMATYATDYYAGKPAVTRNTRGQGEVWYYGAVFNEPAVLQMLGSLDLVSPAADWAELPPEVELQIRSTSEDASTGVAFLLNYSEEPAQIVLKTAKTDLLSGQTLSGSYTMEGFGVLVLK